A genomic stretch from Anabrus simplex isolate iqAnaSimp1 chromosome 2, ASM4041472v1, whole genome shotgun sequence includes:
- the LOC137498496 gene encoding LOW QUALITY PROTEIN: uncharacterized protein (The sequence of the model RefSeq protein was modified relative to this genomic sequence to represent the inferred CDS: substituted 2 bases at 2 genomic stop codons): protein MQGLPSHGRRRLKKRAPTFCIASLNVGTMSGRSSELATALERRQIDICAVQETRWSGEKTRDIGCGYKLIYNGTXRTTNGVGIVISAKFDGSVSEVQRYNDRLMKIVYVADRRKVHFFSAYAPQIGLDAETKDAFWELLDEKTAEVPPEDYLIVTGDLNGHVGQRKEDHTAHGGHGYGEKNGDGQRILDYAETRDLIITNTWFKKHDTHLITYYSGSNATQIDYILVRRRNFKDVLDTKVIPYETVAMQHRPVICKLRMKPPRAEFLPRNGPKRIKWWRYKEKEADVTKIAVPPITAVEESWTKLKDAVHEAARSILGTTKPGRRRIDKDTXLWNDDVKDAVRKKKQLYHEFLSDKTPSRWDAYKTARSEAKKVIAVTKANRYADLYAKLDTGEGERHIYWLLKSRHRKTEDIQRFYGINDEKGDLLVDWKKARERWRSYFEKLSTEELPHPPIPTTSATEGPVKEIDVAEVQAVLKEMKPGKATGPDDLPAEFWCSERWDAAIWLTQLFNQIIKEGQIPLDWRRSITVPIFKKKGSPADCSNYRPIRLLSHAMKIFERILDKRIRHIAKLTTNQAGFVKNCGTTDAIHAARLLGKVDPELKQHISEHIRRGHLNSGAAGIEQVIRSAASPVLPTARKAKPWFNEACYAARRKALDALHIARSEPSEINFMKYAELRRIYKRLVREAKKDHHQKEESELIREAEQNPYKPLNARQPTFPRSISTDVWEEHLRKVVQDRETRPELEMASDVTNVEPFTEEEVAEVMKSIRNNKSSGPDSVYGEHIKEIWPEMKDEIINLLNGCLEQSNIPDSWRKSTVKMLYKGKGDTGDPNSYRRIALECTMFKLLTKLLSKRLTNIIDLKLPEEQFGFRINRSTIQAITCLLNDIQTTFSNPGQKLHAIFIDYAKAFDSISRKLKIEKLQQLVGRENYLLRITQNILHDNSIIISDGINISRPIHQTNGVLQGDPLSPLLFIAATADVVQAISSEKVRLYIYADDMVITSTDQVELQIAFDQLVQWTN, encoded by the exons atgcaagggttaccgtcgcacgggcggcGACGGCTAAAGAAGCGAGCCCCCACTTTCTGTATAGCATCACTGAACGTCGGGACTATGTCTGGTCGAAGCAGTGAACTGGCCACAGCACTTGAAAGAAGGCAAATAGACATCTGCGCGGTGCAGGAgacaagatggagtggagaaaagacACGTGACATTGGGTGTGGATACAAACTCATATACAACGGAACCTGAAGGACAACTAAcggtgttggcattgttatatcagcaaaatttgatggTTCTGTCTCTGAGGTGCAACGCTACAATGATCGATTGATGAAAATCGTATATGTCGCGGATAGAAGGAAGGTCCATTTTTTCAGTGCTTATGCTCCACAAATCGGCCTAGACGCGGAAACAAAAGATGCTTTCTGGGAACTGCTTGACGAGAAAACCGCTGAAGTGCCACCAGAAGACTACCTTATCGTTACCGGTGATCTAAATGGACAcgttggacagaggaaagaagaccacaCTGCCCATGGTGGACACGGATATGGAGAGAAGAACGGCGACGGCCAACGAATTCTTGATTATGCAGAAACTCGTGATCTGATCATCACaaacacctggttcaaaaagcaTGATACTCATCTAATCACATACTACAGTGGCTCCAATGcaactcagattgactacatccttgtgagacgacggaatttcaaagatgttctagatACAAAAGTTATTCCTTACGAAACCGTCGCAATGCAACACCGACCTGTCATCTGTAAGCTACGGATGAAGCCGCCAAGAGCTGAATTCTTACCCAGAAATGGACCTAAAAGAATCAAATGGTGGCGCTACAAAGAGAAGGAGGCCGACGTTACAAAAATTGCAGTGCCACCAATCACCGCGGTTGaagagagctggactaaactgaaagacgccgttcatgaagccgcacgctctattcttggaacaactaaaccaGGACGACGTAGGATTGACAAAGACACATGACTTTGGAATGATGATGTTAAAGATGCAGTGCggaagaagaaacagctgtaccatgagtttctttcagataaaacaccatctcgttgggatgcctacaaaacagcccgtagtgaggcgaagaaggtcattgctgtaacaaaagcaaaccgatatgcagacctaTATGCAAAACTTGACACGGGCGAAGGCGAGCGGCACATTTACTGGCTACTCAAATCGAGGCACCGCAAAACGGAAGACATCCAACGTTTCTACGGCATCAATGACGAAAAAGGTGACCTGCTGGTCGACTGGAAGAAAGCGCGAGAACGCTGGCggagctattttgagaaactttcaaccgaagaacttccccacccaccaatcccaaccacctccgctactgaaggcccagtgaaggaaattgacgtcgcggaagttcaggctgttctgaaggagatgaaaccgGGAAAAGCCACTGGCCCCGATGACCTTCCGGCAGAGTTCTGGTGCTCTGAACGGTGGGATGCGGCAATAtggctaacacagcttttcaatcagatcatcaaagaaggtcaaataccattagattggcgacggagcattaccgtaccaatcttcaagaagaagggaagtcctgccgattgttctaattatcgtccaatcagacttctgagccacgcgatgaagatcttcgaacgtattctcgacaaaaggattcgCCATATAGCTAAACTTACAACGAACCAAGCTGGATTCGTGAAAAACTGTGGCACAACGgatgcaatccacgctgcacggctgtta GGTAAAGTGGACCCTGAGTTGAAACAACATATATCTGAGCACATTCGGCGAGGACACCTTAACAGTGGAGCAGCTGGTATAGAGCAGGTAATAAGAAGTGCGGCATCGCCGGTCCTTCCTACAGCGAGAAAGGCAAAGCCTTGGTTCAATGAAGCATGTTACGCGGCTCGGCGTAAGGCTCTGGATGCTTTACACATAGCAAGGAGTGAACCATCGGAGATAAACTTCATGAAGTATGCGGAACTACGAAGAATCTATAAACGCCTAGTGAGGGAAGCAAAGAAAGACCATCACCAAAAAGAAGAAAGTGAACTGATACGTGAAGCAGAACAGAACCCATATAAACCGCTAAATGCACGGCAACCAACATTTCCTAGAAGCATTTCAACAGATGTTTGGGAGGAGCATCTACGCAAAGTAGTTCAAGATAGAGAAACACGCCCTGAGCTGGAAATGGCAAGTGATGTCACGAACGTCGAACCTTTTACGGAGGAAGAAGTAGCGGAGGTCATGAAAAGTATCCGGAACAACAAATCAAGTGGACCCGACTCTGTATACGGTGagcatattaaagaaatatggcctgaaatgaaagatgaaataatCAATCTTCTTAACGGGTGCCTAGAGCAAAGCAATATTCCGGACAGTTGGAGGAAATCTACGGTCAAAatgttatataaagggaaaggaGACACTGGGGATCCTAACTCATACAGAAGAATCGCCCTGGAATGCACGATGTTCAAGTTACTGACTAAATTACTAAGCAAGAGGCTTACAAACATAATTGACCTGAAATTACCTGAGGAACAGTTCGGTTTCAGGATAAATAGAAGCACAATCCAAGCCATTACCTGCCTACTCAACGACATACAGACTACCTTTTCAAATCCAGGACAAAAACTACATGCAATATTTATAGATTACGCCAAAGCTTTCGATTCAATCAGTCGgaaattaaaaatagagaaactacAGCAATTGGTTGGAAGAGAGAACTATCTATTGCGAATTACTCAAAACATACTTCACGACAATAGCATAATCATCAGTGACGGTATAAATATCTCACGACCAATTCATCAAACAAACGGGGTactccaaggagatccactgagccCTCTGCTCTTCATTGCAGCAACAGCTGACGTAGTTCAAGCAATATCATCAGAAAAGGTACGCctatatatctatgcagatgatatggtaataacATCAACAGACCAGGTAGAATTGCAGATTGCCTTCGATCAACTGGTGCAATGGACAAATTAA